One Curtobacterium herbarum genomic window carries:
- a CDS encoding DUF5719 family protein, with the protein MSTSTARRWALRGTATAVAVIVAAGTIAAAHTIGTTEDPGHPAGRTVTPVPAAAERVCAGSALRLSDDAGNDATRASTIGSPQIATATTGDRVDRSELGSASTGSSAPTLLTAPAGTTAPQVAGSSYQSVSDGDVVGVGAASCDDPSQSTWLVGGSTETGRTTLVTLSNPTDVNATVDLTIADSSGTVSAPGTTGIVVAPNSQKVVPLSGFVTDQGSTVVHVTSSGGQIVAHMQETVVRTLTPGGFDIVSGGASPSRTQVIPAVVLEDAEGAQRGEDTADAAPVLRLYVPGSQAARVTLGITTADGGGTTVDATAEPGVVTDVPLDDFPDGRYSFTIDSSVPIVAGARTTTPTDDGRTDLGWFASAQPLSATTVTAVAAGSGARLNVVNPTRQDATVTVRSGDDSQKVRVTSGSTATVKVPTAQQLTISGADGLVAGVSYQGDDGIAGFPVRPETEVSSPVRIYP; encoded by the coding sequence ATGAGCACGAGCACCGCGCGCCGCTGGGCCCTCCGCGGCACCGCCACCGCCGTCGCCGTCATCGTCGCGGCGGGCACGATCGCCGCCGCGCACACGATCGGCACCACCGAGGACCCGGGGCACCCCGCCGGGCGGACCGTCACCCCGGTGCCGGCCGCCGCCGAGCGGGTCTGCGCCGGCAGTGCGCTCCGCCTGTCCGACGACGCCGGCAACGACGCCACCCGTGCGAGCACGATCGGGTCGCCCCAGATCGCCACGGCCACCACCGGCGACCGCGTCGACCGCAGCGAGCTCGGCAGCGCGAGCACCGGCAGCAGCGCGCCGACGCTCCTCACCGCACCGGCGGGCACGACCGCGCCGCAGGTCGCGGGCAGCAGCTACCAGAGCGTGTCCGACGGCGACGTCGTCGGCGTGGGGGCAGCCTCCTGTGACGACCCGTCGCAGTCGACCTGGCTCGTCGGCGGTTCGACCGAGACGGGCCGCACCACCCTCGTCACGCTCAGCAACCCGACGGACGTCAACGCGACCGTCGACCTGACCATCGCCGACAGCAGCGGGACCGTCAGCGCCCCGGGGACCACCGGCATCGTCGTCGCCCCGAACTCGCAGAAGGTCGTGCCGCTCTCCGGCTTCGTCACCGACCAGGGGTCGACCGTCGTGCACGTCACCTCGTCCGGCGGCCAGATCGTCGCGCACATGCAGGAGACCGTCGTCCGGACGCTCACCCCCGGCGGCTTCGACATCGTCTCCGGCGGTGCATCGCCGTCCCGGACCCAGGTGATCCCGGCCGTCGTCCTCGAGGACGCCGAGGGTGCGCAGCGCGGCGAGGACACCGCCGACGCCGCCCCGGTGCTGCGCCTCTACGTCCCCGGCAGCCAGGCTGCGCGCGTCACGCTCGGCATCACCACCGCGGACGGCGGCGGCACCACCGTCGACGCCACCGCCGAGCCGGGCGTCGTCACCGACGTGCCGCTCGACGACTTCCCGGACGGGCGCTACTCGTTCACGATCGACTCCTCGGTGCCGATCGTCGCGGGCGCGCGCACCACCACCCCGACCGACGACGGCCGCACCGACCTCGGGTGGTTCGCCTCGGCCCAGCCGCTCTCCGCCACCACGGTGACCGCGGTCGCGGCCGGCTCCGGCGCGCGCCTGAACGTCGTCAACCCGACCCGGCAGGACGCGACCGTCACGGTCCGGTCCGGTGACGACTCGCAGAAGGTGCGGGTCACCTCCGGTTCGACCGCCACGGTGAAGGTGCCGACCGCGCAGCAGCTCACCATCAGCGGTGCCGACGGCCTGGTCGCCGGTGTCAGCTACCAGGGGGACGACGGCATCGCCGGGTTCCCGGTGCGGCCGGAGACCGAGGTCTCGAGCCCGGTGCGCATCTACCCCTAG
- a CDS encoding metallopeptidase family protein: MRRKPRIVTPVDRARGRSRHGRGHRSSVTGPELAPVITRAEAFDRIVGDTAHYLVGLWPEELSGVVFQVADMPTDTGLPDELPRWRVERDDRRVTVFRIPVERVTHSPEKDDVDRRIVVETAVFRAVAELIDKDPWDLAPDRYRHW; encoded by the coding sequence ATGCGCCGCAAGCCCAGGATCGTCACCCCGGTCGACCGTGCTCGGGGACGCTCCCGCCACGGCCGCGGCCACCGGTCGAGCGTCACCGGACCGGAACTCGCGCCGGTGATCACCCGCGCCGAGGCCTTCGACCGCATCGTCGGCGACACCGCCCACTACCTGGTCGGGCTCTGGCCCGAGGAGCTGTCCGGCGTCGTGTTCCAGGTCGCCGACATGCCGACCGACACCGGCCTGCCCGACGAACTCCCGCGGTGGCGCGTCGAGCGTGACGACCGACGGGTGACGGTCTTCCGGATCCCGGTCGAGCGGGTCACCCACAGCCCGGAGAAGGACGACGTGGACCGTCGGATCGTCGTCGAGACCGCGGTGTTCCGCGCCGTCGCCGAACTCATCGACAAGGACCCCTGGGACCTGGCGCCGGACCGCTACCGCCACTGGTGA
- a CDS encoding DUF3499 family protein, with protein sequence MDVRICSKVACGAGASATLTYDYADSMVVVGPLSGRVEPHGYDLCARHAATLRVPQGWRVIRRDPPPRTPERHPS encoded by the coding sequence ATGGACGTACGGATCTGCAGCAAGGTCGCCTGTGGCGCGGGCGCCTCGGCGACCCTGACGTACGACTACGCCGACTCGATGGTCGTCGTCGGACCGCTCTCCGGCCGCGTCGAACCGCACGGGTACGACCTCTGCGCCCGGCACGCGGCGACCCTGCGGGTGCCGCAGGGCTGGCGCGTGATCCGGCGGGACCCGCCGCCGCGGACGCCGGAGCGCCACCCCTCCTGA